The Chlamydiota bacterium genome contains the following window.
ATTAAGATCATGGTTTTTTAAGAATTTCTTTTGAGTTTTTTGCAGGGCTTCTTGATCCGGGAATGAGGAGAAAAAGGACATGTCCATTTGGCCGACGGAGCCTTCGGAGAAGACTGAAAAGATGCTCGAAGCTCGAGGCTCAAGGCTCGAGGATAATACTCTGCTCGAAGCTCGAGGCTCGAGGCTCGAAGTAAATACTTCTCCAGTTTTTGCTTTTACTTCTGCTTTTGTTTTTGCTTTTGTTTTTGCTTTTGCTTTTGCCTCGAGCTTCGAGCCTCGAGCCTCCAGCTGGTTTTGAGTTTTTGCCTCGAGCTTCGAGCCTCGAGCCTCGAGCTGTGTTTTTAGTATTTGAAGAATTCCTGCAATGTTCTTCTGTACTTCTGAATTGCAGTGAATGTCTTCGATGATGAAAAGAAGGGGGCGGTTTTCGATTATTTTACGATCTTTGATTTCTCCGAGGTCGGATGGGATTGTAAGGTGTTCGAGAAGAGAGGGTTGTAGATTATCCACACCCAAATTTGAAAGATTGGCCAAAGAAATGGGATTTATTCCTGAACGCTCTAAGGCGTAAGGCGTTGCTATATCGTAAAATAGAAATGAAAGAATGAGGATGAAACTCACACATTTTTGGGCAGTTTTGAACATAGATTGGCCGTTTCTAAAGTCAAAAAACAGAAATTTTTCCTTAACAATCTACCATACTAGACACAGGGGGGATGAGAAAGGTCAAAAAAATTTTTGAATTAAAGCAAAATTACTCATGAGTAATTTATACTAATGGTGAATTTACTGATGCCTTCCTTATCTCCTTATAATTTGATGGGGTCTTCCCATCATAAACAGATAAACTGACCTGCCACGTCATTTTATCAAGATAAAATTACCTACAGTATTTATATAGTTTCACAAGTTTTATTAAAATGATGAAAATAAAATATATTAACTTTTTACATTGACAATAAAAATAGTAATGTATAATGTATGGTGTATGATGACACGAACTCAGATTTATCTTAACAAAGATCAAATGCAAAAATTGAAATTTGAGGCTCAAAAAGAACATCTTTCTCTTTCTGAGCTGATACGCAGGGCCATGACCGACTTCTTAAAAAAACGGTCTCAAAAGGTTTCATGGAAGAGCGATCCTTTGGTTAAAGCCATTGGAACCCTAACACTTTCGGTTAACAATGCTTCTACAGCCCATGACTCCTATCTTTATGATAAAAAGGTCACGGATTGATTGTGGGAAAGATATTCGTTGATACCAGCGCCTGGGTCGCCCTTTTCATAGAGAATGACCATCTTCATTCAAGAGCGCTTCCCATTTTTGAAAAAATTTATCGAACAAAAACGATGCTTTATACCTCCGACTATGTCATCGACGAAACCCTTACAACCATCCTGGTTAAAGGAGATCATTCCAAATCCGTCCTTGCTGGCAAGGCACTTTTTGAAAGCAATATTATGGATATCATTTATGTTGCCCCGAATCATTTTGAAGGAACATGGGAGCTTTATCAAAAGTATAAAGATAAAAAATTTAGCTTCACAGATGTTTCTTCTTTTTTTATCATGAAGCAACTAGGCATCAACCAGGCTTTTTCTTTCGATGCTCATTTTCAACAAACAGGATTTGAGATGCTAAATTAATAAGGTCTTCGCGTTAACATCGTAAAATAGAAATAGATTTCTCATGACCACCCTCAAAAATAATTTCAAATTGCTTTTCTTGAAATTTGAAAATTAGAAAAAATTTTTTATCAAGAGAAATGAATCTGTTAAAACCCATTCCCTGACCTTTTCCCCAGAGGAAATGTGTCCTGACACTTTACAGAAAATTAAAAAACTGTGAAATTCTTTCAGTCTTTATCTATTCCAAAATTCATGAGACCGAGCTTCAACGTCTTCCAAGTCTTCCAAAGCTGAAATTCATTGCAACGCGTTCTACGGGATTTGATCCTATTGATTTGGAGGCTTGTCGCAAAAGAAAAATCCAAGTCCTCATGTCCCTCATGATGGTGAAAACACAGTAGCCGAACATACCTTTGCACTCATTCTTTCCCTCTCAAGAAATGTCCACAAAGCCTATATCCGCACGATACGAGGCGATCCTTGAGAATATTGTAACCTGAATTATGCTTTACATTGATCCATCATTAATGATAATGAAGATTTGTGAAAAATCTTATTCACTCTCTCATCTATCGTAAAGAACTCATTCAATCCTTTTGGGGACATGGAATCCTTTTAATAGGGATGCTGATCTTCTCCATTTTTCAGCCTCAACCATTCTTTAAACACGAAAAATTTTATACCGTTAATTTAACCAAATTAGGTGATTCAGGAGCTGGAGGCTTACCAAACTTTGGTATAAAAGAAGTACAAACAATTACATCTCAAGCCACTCAAGCTCCTCCCAAAGCAAAAGTTCAAACTCTGCCCAAGCCCCTTCCAAAACCAATAACCCCTCCCACACCCCCTACTCAAAAAACCATCCGTAAACCCATTCCACCTCCTTCTCTGGCCCCTAAAAAAAAGATTTCCCAAACGATTCCGAAAGCCACCCCTAAACCTCCTCCTCCAACTCCCAGCCTTTTCGATCGACTCAAAAACCGTTTTGAGAAAATTGAAACTCATGAGATTCCCCCAAAATCAAATTTAAAATTTGTAGAGCCCTCGAGTTTAACTCCAGATTCCCCATTTCTGCCAACTCAAAACTTTGCAGAATCTAAAGTCCATTTTGTAGAACCTGGAGCCTGGTCCCCCCCTCAGAGCGGCTCAAACCAAGGCCGCGAACAAACTGTCTCTATTGGAATAGGGGGTCAAGGAGGCCAGGGGAATGCCTCGGGCAAGGAATTTCCATTTAGCTGGTATATTGACCTCGTTCAAAATAAAATCACTGCAAATTGGAAAGAGCCTGCAAAATCCTTGATTCAAAATGAACATGCGTTTACCATTATTTCATTTGAAATTTTAAAGAATGGGCAGATTCGTAATATGGTTTTTCTAGAGCAGTCTCATATAACCTCCTTAGATTACTCTGTGACTGAGGCGGTACAAGCTTCAATCCCATTTCCTCCGTTGCCAGGGAATTATCCTGATAATACGTTAAGTGTAAAAATTAAATTCGAGCTAACACAATGAAAAAAACAGGATTTCTAATCGCCTTAATACTTCTTTTCCCGGGGTCATCTCATGCCACAGAGGTGGAACTTCAAATCTCGAAGCAGGCAGGGAAAAAAATGGATGTAGCGCTTGCACCTCCTCAAAACACACTTCGTAATCAAACGGCCCTGCCCAATTCTTTTCAAGAGACCTTATCCTTTGATCTGGATCAATCAGGTTATTTTGATTTGGTAAAGGCCCCTTCTGAAGTCCAGGCCATTTCAAAAAGTGAAGCGTTAGATTCCATTAGCGAAACGGCCCGGTGGAGAAGCCTGGGAGCAGAAATCGTCGTAAAAACCGCCTATGTTGTTAATGGCCCAACAGGAACGATGGACCTTTATGCCTTTGAAGTTCAAGACCAGAAAAGAATTTTTGGAAAACGCTACAAATTTAATTCATCGACCCTCAATCTTCTCGCCCATACCTGCGCCAACGACTTAATTTATCATTTAACCGGAGAACAAGGCATCGCAGGAACTGAAATTGCATTTGTTGCGGGAAATTTAAAATCCAAAGAGGTTTTTATTTGTGATACCGATGGGAAAAATGTTCGTCAATTGACCCAGGATCATCACATCGTTCTAGGAGTGAGTTGGCACCCTCAAAAAAGGAAATTAATTTATACGTCTTTTAAAGATGGGCAACCTCATATTTATCTTCATGATCTTGATCGGGGAACACGAGAGAATATTTCTCATTATCCAGGGCTCAATGCAGCGGCTAAGTTTTCTCCCGACGGCCAACACATTGCCATGGTTCTTTCTAAAGATGGAAATCCAGAAATTTATTTAACGGACCTGCACGGAGAAAATTTAAAACGTCTAACCAACCACCCATCGGTCGATGCTTCACCTTGCTGGTCACCCGATGGAAGAAAAATCGCATTCATGTCGGACCGTAGTGGCCATCCTCATCTCTATCTTCTCGATCTGAGAGGGGAAATTCTTAAACGACTCACCCATCAAGGAACTTATAATGCCTCGCCTTCCTGGTCCCCAAAAGGGGATAAAATTGCCTTCAGTTCTGATATGGCAGGAGGTTTTAAAATTTGTGTCTTGGATTTAAAAGATGAAACGATTACTATTGTCAGCCAGGAAGGAGGTGAAGCAGAAGAACCGGATTGGGCTCCTGATGGAGAACACATCGTCTATAGCTCAAGAGTGGGTGAGATCTACCAAATTTTTATTGTCAATATTTTGGATGGGAAGACCACACGTCTTTCTTCGGGGCAAATGAGCTGTTTAACACCAACTTGGTCATATTGAAAGGGGGAATGAAATGCGAAGGATGGCAGGAATATTAATTGTTGTTTTATGCGTGTTTGGATTGATGGGACTTGAGGGTTGTGCAAAGAAGAAAAAAGGTTTGGTTTCTGAGCAGGCAGGAATTGGCATGACGGGAGATAACTTACAAGCTTCTGCTCTTAAAGGAGAAGACATTCCCCTCACAGAGGGCGGCGAATTAGGATCTTTCGTTGAACCGGATGACCCACTTATTTTTGCTGATGTCCATTTTGACTATGATAAATCAGAGGTTAAAAGCGATGATCGGAAAACGTTAGAGGGGATTTCAAATTGGCTAGGGGAACACGACGATGTTCAACTCATGGTTGAAGGTCATTGTGATGAACGTGGATCCAATGAATACAATCTCGCCCTAGGCGAGCAAAGGGCCCTTGCGGTACGTCGCTATCTTGTTGGACTTGGAGTCGATGCTGAAAAAATTCATACTGTCAGCTATGGCGAGGAAAAAGCACTTGATCTTAGCCACACTGAAGAAGCCTGGTCAAAAAATAGAAGAGCTCATTTCCTGGTTTCAGTGCAATAAAATACGGTTACCCGTTACCAGTCACCGTCGATAGAATGAATGACTGGTGACGAGAGACCGGAGACTGGCAACAGGGAAGCGGTAACTCATGAGAAAAATTTTATTACTTGGAGCTCTCTCATTTCTACAATATGGTTGCGCCATGAATGAAATTGCAACCAAGAATGATGTTCAGGAAGTCCAGGGGAAGCTTCAAGCCCACCAAGTCGACTTAAGCGAGGAGGTGCTCTCTCTCAAACAAAAAATGAACCAGTTTCAATCTGAACTTGAAGAATTAAAAAATGATCAAAATTATTTCCAAAAATCAACGACCTCTCAAACAGAAGCACTTTCCTCTCGTCTCATTTTACTCGATAAAAAAATATCACTCCTAGAATCTAAAATGATCGAGATTCAACTAGAACTATCAAAAGTAAATTCTTCTGTCGGAGAAACTCTAAAAACGCAAAACAAGCAGATGGAAGAAGTAAGAAAAGCTGATCTTAGTCAAACCGAAGAAAAACTAAAGGTTATTTTCGAGGAAGTTTCAAAAGAAAATGAACGGTTATGGCGTGAAATTCATTCTCTTAAAGCTTCTCCCTCTTCTCATTCTCAAGCAAGCAATGGATTTCATGTGGTTCAATCGGGAGAAAGTTTATCAAAAATTGCATCAAAATATGGGATATCGGCTCAAGGTTTGGCCAATGCAAATTCCATTACCCATTTTAATTCGATTCGGGTAGGTCAGAAATTAAAGATTCCGGAAAAATGAAAAACGGATTCAAAGGAGAAAAATCATGCATGAATTCCTAAGTCGAATGAGTGAGTATCTCCACGCATCTCCCCTTCTTGCCCTCATCGCTGCTTATATTGGAGGCGTTTTGACCAGTTTTACTCCTTGCGTTTATCCTATCATCCCCATCACGGTGACCTATATTGGAGCTCGTGGAGAGGGTTCAAAACTAAAAGGATTTTTCCTTTGCCTTTCTCACGTTCTTGGAATTTCAGTCACCTATTCTCTTCTAGGGGCTTTCGCTGCCTTGACAGGAAAATTCTTTGGCAATATCAGCACGAATCCCTGGTCCTTTTTTATTACCGGAAATGTCGTTCTTCTCATGGGGCTCAGCATGCTGGGTGTTTTTAACATTCCCAATATCAAATTTTTAGGGAAGCCTAACTCAAAGGGTTTCGTCAAAGGCCATTTAGGAGCCTTTTTTCTTGGGCTTGCGGCAGGGCTTGTCGCGGCTCCTTGCACAGCCCCTGTTCTGGGAGTGATTCTAACCTTTGTAGCTCAAAAACAAAATTTGGTCCTGGGCATCTCAACCCTTTTCGTTTTTGCTTATGGACTCGGAACCATTCTCATTCTTTTAGGAACTTTCGCCGCTCTAGCCACAGCACTCCCAAAACCAGGCGCTTGGATGGAAAGGATCAAAAAAATATTTGGATGGTTGATGCTTTGTGTTGCAGAATATTTTCTGATTCAGTGCGGAAAGTTTTTGATTTAAACATTGAACTACGAGATCCTTCACTACGCTCAGGATGACACTTCGTTTCACTTTTCACTTTAAACTGTCTTTACCACGCCCCTCCTCCCCCTCCACCAAAACCTCCGCCTGAAAAGCCTCCACCTCCAAAACCGCTTCCGCCAGACCAGCCGGATCGGCCGGAACCTGACGACCTTGGAGCCGATGTAAAAACCCGTGAAGAGGTCCGTTCCATCCGGTTTAAGCTATTAGAAAAATAAATCATATTCCAAATCGGGTAAGGCGAAACATACCAGGAAGGAGCTGTGGTATATAAATTTGCAAAAACCTTAGACCAAGGTTTCGTCAAGTTAAGACAAATCGCGAAGGGCAGTAATTTTTCAAAAACTGCCTTTGCATCCACTTTTTGAAAAGTCTCTGCTTGGGCTCGACGAATATATTCTTCTAAACCCTTAACCTCTTCAAAGGCAAGCACTCCCTTTGAAGTTTTTCGAGGCATGAGCGGAGCAAAAAAATAGAGAAGAAGAGATGATAAAAGGGTTGTGATCAGAACAGGAATAGAAGGTAACGGCAAAAACCCTATCTGGGGCATATTTAAACTCCAAAACCATAGAATACCTCCTAACCCCAAAGAAATAACCGATGCACTTCGATAACGCTTCCTCACTTTTTCTGGAGAACCTACGAAATATCCCTCCTCTACCAATTGCTGATAAAGCGTGTGCTGCAATATTCCCAAATGTGTATAAAATTTATTCTCAAGCAATGAAAGAAGTTGGCGATCTCCGGTTGAAAAAATGGCCTTCATCAGAATTTCTTCATGGCGCTTTAAAACACTCCCTGTTTTAGGTTGAGTTTTTACAAAGAAAAAATCATCCTCCTTTTCCTCAATTTTTAAATATCCTTTCACTGCCAAGCCTACAATATTCGCCGTAATATCTCTTAAATCGACTCTCTCATCGATCAATGTTCCGACCTCAGCCGGGGTCATTCCTTGAGGAGGATCATAAGCAACCGCAATGCTTCCTCGCCCCAAAGGATCCTTTCCAGAACGAAACCAGCGAAGTAAAAGAAAGAGAAAAAGAAGAGGGAAAAGACCATAAGGCCAGTTATCTTCCAAAAACCATCGCGCTTGCTTAAAAAAAGGAGGCAACTCCAAAATTCCTTTTTTAATTCCTAAAACAATCGTCAAGCCTTCATAAGGAGATAGCATTTTTCGAGTTTCATAGACAACGGTTCTAGAATCTATTTTTTTTATTTGAATATGATAGCGCTCAACACTGCCAAATCTCCCTAAAAAAGCATCCCACTTAACATCTGAATCCTTAACGTCCTCAGGTAAGGTAATGATCATTCGGACCTTCTCTATGGCGACATTCCATTCATTTCCGGTCACATTCCAGTAAAGTTCATCATGCTCTTCAAAACCCAGAATCGCATTTTGAATGGTATAGCGAAGGGTATAGGGTTCTATTCCAGAGAGATATCGATGGGGATTTCCAATCTTGACATAGAGTTCACCCTTCTTAAAAGAAGTCCAGAATCGATCTTCCGAGTGATGACTGCTAGCTTCTTCTAACTTCGTTCTTAAACGAAGTTGATGACCTAAACGGGTTTTATTGACCCATGGAATAAATCGATAAATTCCATGGTGGGGATCTTCAGAAAAATCTGCCGTGATTTTTTCTTCAACGGTGATGCTGGAATCTTTGTGAATATCGACATCGACTTCAAAGGCTCGAATGGACCAGGCGTGAACGTCGCAACACAAAAAGAATAAAATTGAAAATAGAAGAAAATTTTTCCATATTTTTTTAAACTGAAAAGCAAAAATGAATTTCGGATTTCGGATTTTGGATTTCGAAATCATAATAAGTTAACTTTCTGGGCATTAGCCTCACTCGCCTCTTCTAATTCAAAAAATTCTAAAGGTTGAAAATGGAAAATTTTTGCAATGATGAGATGGGGAAATTGACCCATGAGCGTATTGTAATCACGGACAACCGCATTGTAATAGCGCCGTGCATTTTGAATTAAATTTTCTGTGTCCGTTAATTTTTCCTGAAGACTTAAAAAAGTCGTGTTGGCTTTTAACTCTGGATAGCGTTCTGATAAAAGAATAAGCGACTTTAAATTTTGCGTGAGATTTTGTTCGCTCACCCCTTTTTCTTCAACACGATGAACGCCTTGGGCCGATTGCCGAGCGAGTGTGACCTCTGTGAGGGTCCCCCGTTCATGCTGCATATAACCCTGAACGCAGGTCACGAGACTCGGAATTAAATCGTGCCTTCGTTTCAGTTGAACATCGACATCCGACCAAGCCCCTTCAGCCCTTTTTTTTAGCCCAATCATTCGATTGTAGAGCCAACCTACCTCAACCGAAATAAGAAAAATAATAATCCAGGATATTTTCATCAAAAAGATTTTACGCGAAATGAGGGAGAGTTCATAATGCTTTTTTAGCTTTCTACCAAAGGAAACATTTATTGATGCAATATAACTCACGTAGCATCAGTAAAGCCCTCATAAAGTCAAGCCGGCATTATCCGGTGATGAGTCAACGGATCCCAGACAATCTGGAAAAACAACCCTGGTAAAATCCCTATTCCCAAACCACGAATATGTCTTATTGGAGAATCCCGTAGATCGAGAGTTTGCCTTAAACGATCCTAAAGGTTTTCTGAATAGATATTCAAAGGGTGTCATCATTGATGAAGCTCAAAGAGCTCCCGATCTTTTTTTCCTATATTCAAGGAATTGTGGATGAAAAACAGAAACCCGGTCAGTTTATTCTTACGGGATCACAAAATTTCTTATTGATAAAAAAAGATTCTTTAATATTTTCATTTTTATTTCCCTTTCTGTGTCCAAGAGAAAAAGCTATAGCTGGGTCTTATGGCTGTTTATAGAATGAGATGATTGTCAAAGCAAGATTTTTCCTACTCTCCCAAAGCATGTTCTTTTCTGGCCTACGTTACCTAAGACACTCCTTTTTTAAAAAATTACTTCAAATCTATTCTTTGGTTTTGATACCCTTAATTTTGCAACATCTGAAAAGGCATTATCGAGGCAAATTAAAAAAATCATTTCTCGTTATCCTCATTTTATCCATAACCTGATCCAAGAAAAATTGAATCATGTCTATGTATAACAAAGTCAGTGTCATCATTCCAACTTATAATAGAGCCTTGTGGCTTAAAGAAGCCATTGAATCCGTCTTAAATCAAAACTCTCGGCCTAAAGAAATCATTGTCGTCGATGATGGATCCAATGACTCTACGGCAGAAATTGTTAAACAATATTCTCAGCTTAAATATATTTCTCAAGAAAATCATGGGGTTAGTCATGCAAGAAATGTGGGCATCAAGGCATCCCATGGCGAATGGATTGCGTTTCTAGATTCAGACGATTTATGGGGCCCGGACAAACTTAAAGTTCAACTTCAAGCAATTTCAACATACCCTCAGACTTCAATTTTTTATACCGATGAAATTTGGATTCGTAACGGTCGCAGAGTCAATCAAGGGAAGCGCCATGCCAAACATTCCGGCTGGATTTTTGAGCAATGTCTTCCTCTTTGCATCATTAGCCCTTCCTCTGTGATCCTTCATCGAAACGTATTTGAAAAAGTTGGGCTCTTTGATGAAAGCCTTCCCGCCTGTGAGGACTATGATTTGTGGTTAAGAATTGCTCTTCAATTTCCGATTCATTTTATTTCAGAAACTTTAATCACTAAGCGCGGCGGACATTCTGATCAACTTTCTCGAAAATTTTTTGGAATGGACCGATTTAGAGTTCAAGTCCTGGAAAAAATTTTAAAAAATCCTTTACTGACTCCGCTTTTACGAGAATCCGTTTTGGTTGAAATTGAGAAAAAAAGCCAAGTCTATGCCGCAGGCTGTCTCAAGCGAAATCGAGTGGAAGAATATGAACAATATAAAAATAGTCCAAAGTTTCAGGTTTAAAGTTCAAAGAAAACCCAAGCCTGGAAATCCTTGAACCTTGAACTTTAAACCTTATTTCCGTCCACATCGAGTGAACAAAGATTTAGAGCGACAACGATGAACATCGAATCCTGGCCTATTTCAAAATTAAGCAATCTGTCCACCCCTTTTAACTCCACTTTTGGTGATCCGCCAAAGCTTCTTGAAGATTCAATTCAAAAAATTGGGGTCATTCATCCTCCCCTTCTTCTTACGGAGAAAACTGGACAACCTATTCTCATTTCTGGAAAACGCAGAATCGAAATTGCAAAAAAAATAAATCCCCATCAAACCCTCTGGGTCAAATCTTATACCCGAGAAGAGCTCACAAATTTACAGGCATTTCACCTCAATCTTTACGAAAATTTAAGCATCAGAAAATTTAATGCGATTGAAAAATCAAATGTTTTAGCCCTTCTTACAAATTTGGGAATCTCTCAGGAATCTCTTCAAAAAGAATATCTCTCACTTCTTGAACTCCCCCTAAAAGAGGAAACACCCCAACAATATTTTTATCTTCAGAAACTAGACGAGGAAACGAAACAGCTTGTTTCATTAGGTATTCTTCAAGTGGATTCAGCCTTGATCTTATTAAAACTTGATTTTAAAGATCGATCTTGTTTGACTTCCCTCATTCAAAATCTTCGTCTGGGAGTCAATCCTCAGAAAATACTGATCCGACTTGCCTGGGACATTTTCAAAAAAGGGAACATCCCGCCCCACGAACTTTTTGAGAGCCAAACAATGAAAAATATTCTAGAAGAAGAATCTTGGTCTACAGGTCAAAAATGGGCTTCGATCGAGTATGAATTAAGGAAATTACGCTATCCCCGCTTAAGTCAAATGGAAGAGGAATTTAAAAACATCAAAAAAGAAATGAAGCTCCCTCCTACGATCACACTCCAAAGTCCACCTTATTTTGAAAGTCCAGATTATGCGTTGCAGTTACG
Protein-coding sequences here:
- a CDS encoding glycosyltransferase — protein: MYNKVSVIIPTYNRALWLKEAIESVLNQNSRPKEIIVVDDGSNDSTAEIVKQYSQLKYISQENHGVSHARNVGIKASHGEWIAFLDSDDLWGPDKLKVQLQAISTYPQTSIFYTDEIWIRNGRRVNQGKRHAKHSGWIFEQCLPLCIISPSSVILHRNVFEKVGLFDESLPACEDYDLWLRIALQFPIHFISETLITKRGGHSDQLSRKFFGMDRFRVQVLEKILKNPLLTPLLRESVLVEIEKKSQVYAAGCLKRNRVEEYEQYKNSPKFQV
- a CDS encoding CopG family transcriptional regulator, which encodes MMTRTQIYLNKDQMQKLKFEAQKEHLSLSELIRRAMTDFLKKRSQKVSWKSDPLVKAIGTLTLSVNNASTAHDSYLYDKKVTD
- a CDS encoding TonB C-terminal domain-containing protein, giving the protein MKNLIHSLIYRKELIQSFWGHGILLIGMLIFSIFQPQPFFKHEKFYTVNLTKLGDSGAGGLPNFGIKEVQTITSQATQAPPKAKVQTLPKPLPKPITPPTPPTQKTIRKPIPPPSLAPKKKISQTIPKATPKPPPPTPSLFDRLKNRFEKIETHEIPPKSNLKFVEPSSLTPDSPFLPTQNFAESKVHFVEPGAWSPPQSGSNQGREQTVSIGIGGQGGQGNASGKEFPFSWYIDLVQNKITANWKEPAKSLIQNEHAFTIISFEILKNGQIRNMVFLEQSHITSLDYSVTEAVQASIPFPPLPGNYPDNTLSVKIKFELTQ
- a CDS encoding LemA family protein, translated to MKISWIIIFLISVEVGWLYNRMIGLKKRAEGAWSDVDVQLKRRHDLIPSLVTCVQGYMQHERGTLTEVTLARQSAQGVHRVEEKGVSEQNLTQNLKSLILLSERYPELKANTTFLSLQEKLTDTENLIQNARRYYNAVVRDYNTLMGQFPHLIIAKIFHFQPLEFFELEEASEANAQKVNLL
- a CDS encoding type II toxin-antitoxin system VapC family toxin, coding for MGKIFVDTSAWVALFIENDHLHSRALPIFEKIYRTKTMLYTSDYVIDETLTTILVKGDHSKSVLAGKALFESNIMDIIYVAPNHFEGTWELYQKYKDKKFSFTDVSSFFIMKQLGINQAFSFDAHFQQTGFEMLN
- a CDS encoding DUF2207 domain-containing protein, with product MISKSKIRNPKFIFAFQFKKIWKNFLLFSILFFLCCDVHAWSIRAFEVDVDIHKDSSITVEEKITADFSEDPHHGIYRFIPWVNKTRLGHQLRLRTKLEEASSHHSEDRFWTSFKKGELYVKIGNPHRYLSGIEPYTLRYTIQNAILGFEEHDELYWNVTGNEWNVAIEKVRMIITLPEDVKDSDVKWDAFLGRFGSVERYHIQIKKIDSRTVVYETRKMLSPYEGLTIVLGIKKGILELPPFFKQARWFLEDNWPYGLFPLLFLFLLLRWFRSGKDPLGRGSIAVAYDPPQGMTPAEVGTLIDERVDLRDITANIVGLAVKGYLKIEEKEDDFFFVKTQPKTGSVLKRHEEILMKAIFSTGDRQLLSLLENKFYTHLGILQHTLYQQLVEEGYFVGSPEKVRKRYRSASVISLGLGGILWFWSLNMPQIGFLPLPSIPVLITTLLSSLLLYFFAPLMPRKTSKGVLAFEEVKGLEEYIRRAQAETFQKVDAKAVFEKLLPFAICLNLTKPWSKVFANLYTTAPSWYVSPYPIWNMIYFSNSLNRMERTSSRVFTSAPRSSGSGRSGWSGGSGFGGGGFSGGGFGGGGGGAW
- the pal gene encoding peptidoglycan-associated lipoprotein Pal, translating into MRRMAGILIVVLCVFGLMGLEGCAKKKKGLVSEQAGIGMTGDNLQASALKGEDIPLTEGGELGSFVEPDDPLIFADVHFDYDKSEVKSDDRKTLEGISNWLGEHDDVQLMVEGHCDERGSNEYNLALGEQRALAVRRYLVGLGVDAEKIHTVSYGEEKALDLSHTEEAWSKNRRAHFLVSVQ
- a CDS encoding LysM peptidoglycan-binding domain-containing protein, which gives rise to MRKILLLGALSFLQYGCAMNEIATKNDVQEVQGKLQAHQVDLSEEVLSLKQKMNQFQSELEELKNDQNYFQKSTTSQTEALSSRLILLDKKISLLESKMIEIQLELSKVNSSVGETLKTQNKQMEEVRKADLSQTEEKLKVIFEEVSKENERLWREIHSLKASPSSHSQASNGFHVVQSGESLSKIASKYGISAQGLANANSITHFNSIRVGQKLKIPEK
- the tolB gene encoding Tol-Pal system beta propeller repeat protein TolB codes for the protein MKKTGFLIALILLFPGSSHATEVELQISKQAGKKMDVALAPPQNTLRNQTALPNSFQETLSFDLDQSGYFDLVKAPSEVQAISKSEALDSISETARWRSLGAEIVVKTAYVVNGPTGTMDLYAFEVQDQKRIFGKRYKFNSSTLNLLAHTCANDLIYHLTGEQGIAGTEIAFVAGNLKSKEVFICDTDGKNVRQLTQDHHIVLGVSWHPQKRKLIYTSFKDGQPHIYLHDLDRGTRENISHYPGLNAAAKFSPDGQHIAMVLSKDGNPEIYLTDLHGENLKRLTNHPSVDASPCWSPDGRKIAFMSDRSGHPHLYLLDLRGEILKRLTHQGTYNASPSWSPKGDKIAFSSDMAGGFKICVLDLKDETITIVSQEGGEAEEPDWAPDGEHIVYSSRVGEIYQIFIVNILDGKTTRLSSGQMSCLTPTWSY